A genomic region of Persephonella marina EX-H1 contains the following coding sequences:
- the recN gene encoding DNA repair protein RecN, with translation MPEIKKCNKFYKMLTQINIKKFLYMEDISIDLDEGLNVFTGETGVGKSLIIDAVEFVLGKKGNFSDGSYVELVFENVDNQYSEDGTLIISREIKGGRSAYYINGRRSTLSTVKEASEGVVEIHGQHQQQKLLHKEYHRYILDRYAGILDVLEKYQKVYRRYTELRKKEEKLLEEQSNRIKELDILRYQLQELEEADIKEGEKKDLEEKYSYISRIQEIHQNISRSLMNISEEENSILDKLDQVIKDIGKISDTHRELKNILENLEEARILLKESSYSLLDFDLDIDRSEMVRIQERLDLINRLEMKYNTDEKGLIILKEKLKKRIEYLENLEFEIPEVTKEKEKAYKELKELAEEISAIRKKKGRELEEKVRKHLTDLALKDATFIVDIKEKELDRTGKDDISFLFSGNKDIPPSPLGEAASGGEISRVSLALKVVAGSDTDCMIFDEIDTGIGGKTAILMADKLKKLSENYQVVLVTHLPQVAVRADKHFYIDKFSENGKTRAVVKEVSGEERKMEIARMLSGVINSKSLQLADELLADVVR, from the coding sequence TTGCCTGAGATAAAAAAATGTAATAAATTCTATAAGATGCTCACCCAGATAAATATCAAAAAATTTCTTTATATGGAAGATATAAGTATAGATCTTGACGAAGGCCTTAATGTTTTCACAGGAGAAACAGGTGTCGGAAAATCTCTAATTATTGATGCTGTTGAGTTCGTTCTTGGGAAAAAAGGAAATTTCTCAGATGGAAGCTATGTTGAGCTTGTCTTTGAAAATGTTGATAATCAATACTCGGAAGATGGAACACTGATAATATCAAGGGAGATAAAAGGAGGCAGAAGTGCTTACTATATAAATGGAAGGAGATCTACACTCTCAACAGTTAAAGAGGCTTCAGAAGGCGTTGTTGAGATACACGGTCAGCACCAGCAGCAAAAACTTCTACATAAGGAATACCACAGATACATACTGGACAGATACGCTGGCATTCTGGATGTGTTAGAAAAATACCAGAAGGTTTACAGAAGATATACAGAGCTTAGAAAAAAAGAAGAGAAACTCCTGGAGGAACAGTCAAACAGGATTAAAGAGTTAGACATACTCAGGTATCAGCTTCAGGAACTTGAAGAGGCAGATATTAAAGAAGGGGAGAAAAAGGATTTAGAGGAAAAGTACTCCTATATAAGCAGAATTCAGGAGATACATCAGAACATATCAAGATCTCTTATGAATATATCAGAAGAGGAAAACTCAATACTTGATAAGTTAGATCAGGTTATAAAGGATATTGGGAAGATATCGGATACACATAGAGAACTGAAAAACATTCTGGAAAACCTGGAAGAGGCAAGAATACTGCTGAAAGAAAGCTCATACAGCCTTCTTGATTTTGATCTTGATATTGATAGATCTGAAATGGTCAGGATACAGGAAAGATTGGATCTAATTAACAGACTTGAGATGAAATACAACACAGATGAGAAGGGTCTTATCATCCTCAAAGAAAAACTTAAAAAAAGGATAGAATATCTTGAAAATTTGGAGTTTGAGATACCAGAGGTAACTAAAGAAAAAGAAAAAGCATACAAAGAGTTAAAAGAACTGGCTGAAGAGATATCAGCTATCAGAAAGAAAAAAGGGAGAGAGCTTGAGGAAAAGGTAAGAAAGCATCTAACTGATCTTGCCCTGAAAGATGCAACTTTTATTGTTGATATAAAGGAGAAGGAGTTAGACAGGACTGGAAAGGATGATATCTCTTTTCTTTTCTCAGGTAATAAGGATATTCCACCATCTCCTCTTGGAGAGGCAGCCTCAGGTGGTGAGATCTCAAGGGTATCCCTTGCATTAAAGGTTGTTGCAGGAAGCGATACTGACTGTATGATATTTGATGAGATAGATACAGGTATTGGAGGAAAAACTGCCATACTGATGGCAGATAAACTAAAGAAGCTTTCTGAGAACTATCAGGTAGTTCTTGTAACACATCTTCCACAGGTCGCTGTCAGAGCTGATAAACATTTCTACATAGACAAGTTTTCAGAGAATGGAAAGACCCGTGCTGTAGTAAAAGAGGTGTCTGGAGAAGAGAGGAAAATGGAGATAGCCAGAATGCTCTCAGGTGTGATAAACAGTAAGAGTCTTCAGCTTGCAGATGAACTTCTGGCAGATGTTGTCAGATAG